One genomic window of Ciona intestinalis chromosome 7, KH, whole genome shotgun sequence includes the following:
- the LOC100176540 gene encoding uncharacterized protein LOC100176540: MESAMGTTQLQAWKSLKLAVDKYSQSTGAEVAVATTYFADTTDNHLSFNQSKPKTTVYGHGSLLFEVRKIVEVPGASMRDQQWIIPEKNVDNADVINAQQIPINPKLHQQSVSRSLASSFRTLKLDSHPSTLAHGSSGSACITPPSMQDSPAHEIKDKPGTGRRKSKQKKSKKQNLSEDFELDDNLLFDEHDEEPSSDDESEDSDESEEDPRPLRFGRYHAPPSGRMLQQNLLSQDQFATSLPVNINLNWGNRTDASRFRANQGPHPPTFDQSKLVTSGPKIVRADKTPQLDTMMASMQALARSVTDDSALIFGDRPRPRIHDESGFKGNMKF, translated from the exons GTTGCCGTGGCAACAACATACTTTGCTGACACAACCGACAACCATCTTTCGTTTAATCAATCCAAACCT AAAACTACGGTTTACGGCCACGGAAGTTTGTTGTTCGAAGTTCGGAAGATTGTTGAAGTCCCAGGTGCATCCATGCGCGACCAGCAATGGATAATTCCCGAGAAAAATGTTGATAATGCCGATGTCATCAACGCTCAGCAAATTCCAATAAATCCAAAACTTCACCAACAATCTGTTTCAAG ATCTCTTGCTTCAAGTTTTCGAACATTAAAGTTGGATTCCCACCCAAGCACTTTGGCACATGGTTCATCAGGTTCGGCTTGTATAACACCACCTTCCATGCAAGATAGTCCAGCCCATGAAATAAAAG ACAAACCAGGCACTGGCCGAAGAAAATCAAAGCAGAAAAAGTCAAAGAAACAGAATTTGTCGGAAGATTTTGAACTCGATGATAATT TGCTGTTTGATGAGCATGATGAGGAGCCCTCTAGTGACGATGAGTCCGAGGATTCCGATGAAAGTGAAGAAg ATCCTCGCCCATTGAGGTTTGGTCGCTACCATGCCCCACCTAGTGGGAGGATGCTGCAACAGAATCTTCTCAGCCAAGATCAGTTCGCGACGTCATTACctgttaatattaatttgaaCTGGG GTAACCGAACCGACGCCTCTCGTTTCCGTGCCAACCAGGGACCACACCCCCCAACTTTCGACCAATCAAAACTCGTTACATCTGGACCGAAAATCGTTCGCGCTGACAAG ACACCCCAGTTAGACACAATGATGGCATCAATGCAAGCGCTCGCTCGAAGTGTAACCGATGACTCAGCGCTTATTTTTGGCGATCGACCACGTCCACGAATTCATGATGAGTCAGGATTCAAAGGAAACATGAAGTTTTAG
- the LOC100180377 gene encoding uncharacterized protein LOC100180377 isoform X1, translating into MDGSRRAHTIYNDLVPNNGKNQEKKESRSISEECNYVQPHLETNPSPKRNSPLLHTDSFIQICPVPYNQLRKQNENKFANRINRPIERPGPIQRFSPAQLSRLTNPTTQHLLQMARPQSLTARFKIPDKEMAMVPKHHVTITDLKFERGKIFQRKISKSQEPVQRFDNGVQLMLGNNGFTMTHIKALRFLELNADWTQCPVETKSNIEKQIAKLEIAYTKGDLHVTVNTKRGHVFQVNQIKTKINEMKFELEEESFLYVLNIYLHQDVTLTRQQYDVDTEPELGSVMEEVYDVHAKFGRVTLASHPRKCRVDGCDYCLVTNNGLCLQCEHEVKHRGLHGDTISTRTPHRSIIHPHSMSRSFLDRYLHQTLSTRRTEPTAYQSDIAVDASLTIPMSSNMNSEPKCQETEVHDLSNTFETPAICLKSTCKKVAAKNALNFCEDCYREFQASRTTEFIKS; encoded by the exons aTGGATGGAAGCCGCCGTGCCCATACGATTTATAATGATCTAGTGCCCAACAATGGTAAAAACCAGGAG AAAAAAGAGAGTCGTTCCATTTCAGAGGAATGCAATTATGTGCAGCCACACCTGGAAACAAACCCTTCCCCCAAGCGAAATTCACCCCTATTACACACCGATTCATTCATACAAATCTGTCCTGTTCCCTATAATCAACTGAggaaacagaatgaaaataagTTTGCCAACAGGATAAACAGGCCTATAGAGAGGCCAGGACCAATTCAGCGGTTTAGTCCTGCACAACTTAGTAGGCT TACAAACCCAACCACACAACACTTACTACAAATGGCAAGGCCCCAATCGTTGACAGCAAGATTTAAAATACCAGATAAAGAAATGGCAATGGTACCCAAACATCATGTCACTATCACTG ACCTCAAATTTGAAAGAgggaaaatatttcaaagaaaaatttcaaaatcCCAAG AACCTGTGCAAAGATTTGACAATGGAGTTCAATTAATGTTGGGAAACAATGGATTTACAATGACTCACATTAAAGCTTTAAGATTTCTTGAACTGAATGCTGATTGGACACAATGTCCAGTGGAAACCAAAtcaaatattgaaaaacagATCGCAAAA ctgGAAATTGCTTACACAAAAGGAGACTTGCATGTCACTGTAAATACTAAACGGGGCCATGTCTTTCAAgttaatcaaataaaaaccaaaatcaATGAAATGAAATTTGAGCTCGAAGAGGAATCTTTTCTTTATGTTCTGAATATTTACTTACATCAAGATGTTACGTTGACCAGACAACAATATGATGTGGATACTGAGCCT gAACTTGGCTCTGTTATGGAAGAAGTGTATGATGTCCATGCGAAATTTGGTCGTGTAACACTCGCAAGTCATCCTCGTAAATGTAGAGTTGACGGTTGTGATTATTGTCTAGTCACAAACAATGGGCTGTGTTTACAATGTGAACATGAAGTCAAACACAGAGGATTGCATGGAGACACAATAAGTACAAGAACACCACATAGAAGCATAATTCATCCACATTCAATGAGCAGGAGTTTTCTAGATAGGTATCTTCATCAAACACTTAGCACAAGAAGAACAGAGCCAACAGCATATCAATCGGATATAGCTGTTGATGCGTCTTTGACAATTCCAATGTCAAGCAATATGAATTCAGAACCAAAGTGTCAAGAAACAGAAGTGCATGATTTGTCCAATACCTTTGAAACGCCAGCAATTTGCTTAAAGTCTACCTGTAAAAAAGTGGCTGCAAAAAATGCATTGAACTTTTGTGAAGATTGTTATAGAGAATTCCAAGCAAGCAGAACCACAGAGTTTATTAAAAGCTGA
- the LOC100180377 gene encoding uncharacterized protein LOC100180377 isoform X2, whose protein sequence is MDGSRRAHTIYNDLVPNNGKNQEKKESRSISEECNYVQPHLETNPSPKRNSPLLHTDSFIQICPVPYNQLRKQNENKFANRINRPIERPGPIQRFSPAQLSRLTNPTTQHLLQMARPQSLTARFKIPDKEMAMVPKHHVTITEPVQRFDNGVQLMLGNNGFTMTHIKALRFLELNADWTQCPVETKSNIEKQIAKLEIAYTKGDLHVTVNTKRGHVFQVNQIKTKINEMKFELEEESFLYVLNIYLHQDVTLTRQQYDVDTEPELGSVMEEVYDVHAKFGRVTLASHPRKCRVDGCDYCLVTNNGLCLQCEHEVKHRGLHGDTISTRTPHRSIIHPHSMSRSFLDRYLHQTLSTRRTEPTAYQSDIAVDASLTIPMSSNMNSEPKCQETEVHDLSNTFETPAICLKSTCKKVAAKNALNFCEDCYREFQASRTTEFIKS, encoded by the exons aTGGATGGAAGCCGCCGTGCCCATACGATTTATAATGATCTAGTGCCCAACAATGGTAAAAACCAGGAG AAAAAAGAGAGTCGTTCCATTTCAGAGGAATGCAATTATGTGCAGCCACACCTGGAAACAAACCCTTCCCCCAAGCGAAATTCACCCCTATTACACACCGATTCATTCATACAAATCTGTCCTGTTCCCTATAATCAACTGAggaaacagaatgaaaataagTTTGCCAACAGGATAAACAGGCCTATAGAGAGGCCAGGACCAATTCAGCGGTTTAGTCCTGCACAACTTAGTAGGCT TACAAACCCAACCACACAACACTTACTACAAATGGCAAGGCCCCAATCGTTGACAGCAAGATTTAAAATACCAGATAAAGAAATGGCAATGGTACCCAAACATCATGTCACTATCACTG AACCTGTGCAAAGATTTGACAATGGAGTTCAATTAATGTTGGGAAACAATGGATTTACAATGACTCACATTAAAGCTTTAAGATTTCTTGAACTGAATGCTGATTGGACACAATGTCCAGTGGAAACCAAAtcaaatattgaaaaacagATCGCAAAA ctgGAAATTGCTTACACAAAAGGAGACTTGCATGTCACTGTAAATACTAAACGGGGCCATGTCTTTCAAgttaatcaaataaaaaccaaaatcaATGAAATGAAATTTGAGCTCGAAGAGGAATCTTTTCTTTATGTTCTGAATATTTACTTACATCAAGATGTTACGTTGACCAGACAACAATATGATGTGGATACTGAGCCT gAACTTGGCTCTGTTATGGAAGAAGTGTATGATGTCCATGCGAAATTTGGTCGTGTAACACTCGCAAGTCATCCTCGTAAATGTAGAGTTGACGGTTGTGATTATTGTCTAGTCACAAACAATGGGCTGTGTTTACAATGTGAACATGAAGTCAAACACAGAGGATTGCATGGAGACACAATAAGTACAAGAACACCACATAGAAGCATAATTCATCCACATTCAATGAGCAGGAGTTTTCTAGATAGGTATCTTCATCAAACACTTAGCACAAGAAGAACAGAGCCAACAGCATATCAATCGGATATAGCTGTTGATGCGTCTTTGACAATTCCAATGTCAAGCAATATGAATTCAGAACCAAAGTGTCAAGAAACAGAAGTGCATGATTTGTCCAATACCTTTGAAACGCCAGCAATTTGCTTAAAGTCTACCTGTAAAAAAGTGGCTGCAAAAAATGCATTGAACTTTTGTGAAGATTGTTATAGAGAATTCCAAGCAAGCAGAACCACAGAGTTTATTAAAAGCTGA
- the LOC100179999 gene encoding uncharacterized protein LOC100179999, producing the protein MENSAEYDALLRSVFDSCDTSGNGLINSTEFEELCSQLSLENESSVLARFLFDSTSLIGYEKFKEGLLLLLEGSLSGNDVKHAKSDSLEFSDDGYLDNEDLNDNNLKNISEKIRSEDSDSDVGFGDVVEEKSWIVIDLKESENSRKSEKRKYGRRSRPDLELLGDNAMDSSSNQNSVTHVTSCVEYYADGDGSDWITPDIGPSPDTPTCDSQLDAEDALGAIWLEVIGSLELNINVGELQKLYHALNLTSSCGDVQQLFDVLDDDNDGLISFSDFARQMAVFMTSQSEDNSIIESTPQRRRSYSNKSRQPVDLSTPDYRSTPLVTSQNNSHVTPTSFNNNNTSGFMSSQSPEGSPDSSNGSMTSQDSTMEQNYVGIPPYRRRQRGSQNGTRHSKRRNNKIVSLPHYHPISRRRLEDSPLYFLTGGNGRYVEIDKLKKIWFDDGIEESEEILENLGVNKDDSFSVEVLGEALETELSEHLVHRAICCLYKGGIRHYRSIQEQGSTDSSRSRSVVDNLNIQLQDQEERIERMEEETRRKMEDVKEQYKTELNELQTRLSKAHDQIEQQNEDESKKLRCEVDRLKVLEQTLREEIATLEAENNRLVSVNHQVESRLHAAESKEYQMRQDFDIAYRGMALCNKSNDEQRHHMEVLLDQFKQTSKKLQDENDELMNHLKVVQRRWRLDGELTMSRRASREDATSSPTSPRTSSPTSSSYSFGFAKCRLSLGGDEEQSRESRKPPNDCDVSLDFTNSDISEVLGISPLGKPPNNFVNVTKCPL; encoded by the exons atGGAGAATAGTGCGGAGTATGACGCCTTGCTGCGGTCGGTGTTCGATTCCTGTGACACATCGGGCAACGGGTTAATTAATTCAACGGAATTTGAAGAACTTTGTTCTCAGTTATCACTGGAG AACGAATCCAGCGTCCTGGCACGATTCCTGTTCGATTCGACCTCATTAATCGGGTATGAGAAATTCAAAGAGGGTCTCCTGCTGCTTCTGGAAGGTTCTTTGAGCGGAAATGATGTCAAACACGCAAAAAGCGACTCGCTCGAGTTCTCCGACGACGGTTACCTTGACAACGAAGATTTAAACGACaataatctaaaaaatatttcggaAAAAATCCGATCCGAAGATTCGGACTCGGATGTTGGTTTCGGTGACGTAGTCGAGGAGAAAAGTTGGATTGTGATCGATTTGAAAGAATCAGAAAATTCCAGAAAATCTGAAAAACGGAAATACGGACGAAGGTCTCGACCGGATCTCGAATTACTTGGAGATAACGC aatggATTCGTCATCCAATCAGAATTCAGTTACCCACGTGACCAGCTGTGTGGAATATTACGCTGATGGAGACGGCAGTGATTG gaTTACACCTGACATTGGCCCCTCCCCTGACACACCCACTTGCGACAGCCAATTAGATGCCGAGGACGCGTTAGGTGCAATATGGCTTGAAGTGATTGGGAGTTTAGAATTGAATATCAACGTAGGGGAACTCCAGAAACTTTACCACGCTTTGAACCTGACAAGTTCGTGCGGTGACGTACAACAACTATTCGACGTTCTAGATGACGATAACGATGGTCTCATTAGCTTCAGTGACTTTGCGAGGCAAATGGCTgtctttatgacgtcacagagcgaAGACAATAGTATAATCGAATCGACGCCACAGCGACGACGAAGTTATTCGAACAAATCGCGTCAACCGGTTGATTTGTCAACCCCGGATTATAGAAGCACCCctcttgttacgtcacagaacaACAGCCACGTCACGCCTACCTCgtttaacaataacaatacaAGTGGATTTATGTCGTCACAATCACCCGAGGGGTCACCGGATTCCAGCAATG gttctatgacgtcacaagactCAACAATGGAGCAGAACTACGTTGGTATCCCGCCGTATCGACGTCGACAACGTGGAAGTCAAAACGGGACACGTCATAGTAAACGACGTAATAATAAGATAGTTTCACTTCCGCATTATCATCCAATCAGCAGGCGACGTTTAGAAGACTCACCGCTTTATTTTCTCACGGGTGGAAATGGAag gtacGTTGAGATTGACAAGCTAAAGAAGATTTGGTTCGATGACGGAATCGAGGAATCGGAAGAAATTCTGGAAAATCTCGGAGTCAACAAAg ATGACTCCTTCAGCGTTGAGGTTTTGGGCGAAGCTTTGGAGACGGAACTATCCGAGCATTTGGTTCATCGAGCGATTTGCTGCTTGTATAAAGGAGGCATCAG ACACTACCGTTCCATCCAAGAGCAAGGGTCAACTGATTCTTCCCGGAGTCGATCCgtggttgataatttgaacatCCAGCTCCAAGATCAGGAGGAGAGGATTGAGAGGATGGAGGAGGAAACGAGGAGGAAAATGGAAGACGTGAAGGAGCAGTATAAG ACCGAACTGAACGAACTGCAAACCCGACTTAGTAAAGCTCACGACCAGATCGAGCAACAAAACGAGGACGAGTCGAAGAAACTACGATGCGAGGTAGATCGACTGAAAGTG TTGGAGCAAACACTGCGCGAAGAGATCGCGACTTTAGAAGCCGAGAACAATCGCCTTGTATCTGTCAATCATCAAGTTGAATCGAGGTTACATGCCGCTGAGTCGAAGGAG TATCAAATGCGGCAAGACTTCGACATCGCCTACCGCGGGATGGCGCTGTGCAACAAATCCAACGACGAACAGCGCCACCACATGGAGGTTTTGTTGGAccagtttaaacaaacatcGAAGAAGTTGCAAGATGAGAATGATGAGTTGATGAACCACTTGAAGGTTGTTCAACGGAGGTGGAGGCTTGACGGGGAG CTGACGATGTCGCGGCGGGCATCTCGTGAAGATGCTACGTCATCACCTACGTCACCACGTACGTCATCACCGACGTCGTCGTCATATAGCTTCGGTTTCGCCAAATGCAGATTATCGTTAGGTGGCGACGAGGAGCAATCACGTGAAAGC